One part of the Cottoperca gobio chromosome 14, fCotGob3.1, whole genome shotgun sequence genome encodes these proteins:
- the chordc1b gene encoding cysteine and histidine-rich domain-containing protein 1 isoform X1, whose translation MSVVCYNTGCGQRFDTENNPDDGCTYHPGIPVFHDALKGWSCCKRRTTDFSDFLSIVGCTKGSHNKVKPPEPVKPDVISGEEADDQKPKFNEYIISAPMPQEAIRRPSADEPMVRVQHKVSTSLKQALERLKLTENVAEEKEEDHDEIKIGTPCKNGGCTKSFDGPASDSDECSYHSGFPIFHEGMKYWSCCKRKTSDFNTFLSQEGCTKGTHLWRKKDEGNKVVPCRFDWHQTGAQVIISIYAKSAVPELCYVDANSTTLNIHVIFEGEKEFMQKISLWGVIDVSKSIVNMMAAKIEIAMKKSEPMKWARLDLPPPAPPKEKEKEKEETDSEDEDE comes from the exons ATGTCTGTTGTGTGTTATAATACGGGATGTGGTCAGAGATTTGATACAGAAAATAACCCGGACG ATGGCTGCACCTATCATCCAGGAATCCCAGTGTTCCACGACGCGTTGAAG GGATGGTCCTGCTGCAAGAGAAGAACTACTGACTTCTCAGACTTCCTCAGCATTGTT GGCTGTACAAAAGGTTCCCACAACAAGGTGAAGCCCCCTGAGCCGGTGAAACCAGATGTGATATCGGGAGAAGAGGCAGATGACCAAAAACCAAAGTTTAACGAGTACATCATCTCCGCACCAATGCCTCAGGAGGCCATACGCAGACCAAG TGCCGATGAGCCGATGGTGAGAGTGCAGCATAAAGTCTCTACTTCTCTGAAGCAGGCTCTGGAGAGGCTGAAGCTCACTGAAAATGTGGCAGAGGAGAAAG AGGAAGATCATGACGAGATCAAGATTGGAACTCCCTGTAAAAATGGAGGATGTACTAAA AGTTTCGATGGACCTGCGAGCGATTCGGATGAGTGCTCATACCACTCTGGATTTCCCATCTTCCATGAAGG GATGAAATACTGGAGCTGCTGTAAGAGGAAAACCTCTGACTTTAACACCTTCCTCTCTCAAGAGGGCTGTACCAAGGGAACGCATCTATGGAGGAAAAAAGATGAG GGTAACAAAGTGGTTCCATGTCGATTTGACTGGCACCAGACGGGGGCGCAGGTCATCATCTCCATCTACGCCAAGAGTGCCGTCCCAGAGCTGTGCTACGTGGATGCTAACAGCACCACG CTCAACATCCATGTTATATTCGAGGGAGAGAAGGAATTTATGCAGAAAATCAGCTTGTGGGGA GTGATAGACGTGAGTAAAAGCATAGTGAACATGATGGCCGCCAAGATCGAGATAGCCATGAAGAAGTCCGAGCCCATGAAATGGGCTCGTCTGGACCTTCCGCCCCCAGCCCCAcccaaggagaaggagaaggaaaaagaggagaCGGATAGCGAGGATGAAGATGAATGA
- the chordc1b gene encoding cysteine and histidine-rich domain-containing protein 1 isoform X2, protein MCSSLHAYELFSDGCTYHPGIPVFHDALKGWSCCKRRTTDFSDFLSIVGCTKGSHNKVKPPEPVKPDVISGEEADDQKPKFNEYIISAPMPQEAIRRPSADEPMVRVQHKVSTSLKQALERLKLTENVAEEKEEDHDEIKIGTPCKNGGCTKSFDGPASDSDECSYHSGFPIFHEGMKYWSCCKRKTSDFNTFLSQEGCTKGTHLWRKKDEGNKVVPCRFDWHQTGAQVIISIYAKSAVPELCYVDANSTTLNIHVIFEGEKEFMQKISLWGVIDVSKSIVNMMAAKIEIAMKKSEPMKWARLDLPPPAPPKEKEKEKEETDSEDEDE, encoded by the exons ATGTGTAGCAGTCTACACGCGTACGAGCTTTTTAGTG ATGGCTGCACCTATCATCCAGGAATCCCAGTGTTCCACGACGCGTTGAAG GGATGGTCCTGCTGCAAGAGAAGAACTACTGACTTCTCAGACTTCCTCAGCATTGTT GGCTGTACAAAAGGTTCCCACAACAAGGTGAAGCCCCCTGAGCCGGTGAAACCAGATGTGATATCGGGAGAAGAGGCAGATGACCAAAAACCAAAGTTTAACGAGTACATCATCTCCGCACCAATGCCTCAGGAGGCCATACGCAGACCAAG TGCCGATGAGCCGATGGTGAGAGTGCAGCATAAAGTCTCTACTTCTCTGAAGCAGGCTCTGGAGAGGCTGAAGCTCACTGAAAATGTGGCAGAGGAGAAAG AGGAAGATCATGACGAGATCAAGATTGGAACTCCCTGTAAAAATGGAGGATGTACTAAA AGTTTCGATGGACCTGCGAGCGATTCGGATGAGTGCTCATACCACTCTGGATTTCCCATCTTCCATGAAGG GATGAAATACTGGAGCTGCTGTAAGAGGAAAACCTCTGACTTTAACACCTTCCTCTCTCAAGAGGGCTGTACCAAGGGAACGCATCTATGGAGGAAAAAAGATGAG GGTAACAAAGTGGTTCCATGTCGATTTGACTGGCACCAGACGGGGGCGCAGGTCATCATCTCCATCTACGCCAAGAGTGCCGTCCCAGAGCTGTGCTACGTGGATGCTAACAGCACCACG CTCAACATCCATGTTATATTCGAGGGAGAGAAGGAATTTATGCAGAAAATCAGCTTGTGGGGA GTGATAGACGTGAGTAAAAGCATAGTGAACATGATGGCCGCCAAGATCGAGATAGCCATGAAGAAGTCCGAGCCCATGAAATGGGCTCGTCTGGACCTTCCGCCCCCAGCCCCAcccaaggagaaggagaaggaaaaagaggagaCGGATAGCGAGGATGAAGATGAATGA
- the LOC115018879 gene encoding tyrosinase-like has translation MWPLVVISFMLCLVPSYQQFPRFCATREALLSKECCPVWEGDGSPCGASLGRGSCQDVKVPDHPDGPQYPFSGLDDREKWPLVFYNRTCQCAGNFMGFSCADCKFGYFGVNCNERRESVRRNILHLSRAEKIRLVSYLNLAKQTISRDYVVATGTYQEMENGSNPMFADVSSYDVFVWMHYYVSRNALLGGPGNVWTNVDFAHWAPAFLPWHRVYLLHWEQEIRKLTGDMSFTIPYWDWRDAKGCDVCTDDLMGDRSPQDPSLLSPGSIFSSWRVLCSRAEDYSNRGVLCDAGEEGPLRRNPGNHNRNLVERLPTSAEVAFTLSLTNYDTGAMDRGANMSFRNTLEGFGDPQTGLGNSSHRGMHAALHVFMNGSMSSVQGSANDPIFILHHAFVDSIYEQWLRRHTPSPSEYPDSDAPIGHNGDYHMVPFLPLHRNREFFISSKDLGYEYSHLLDASQRLAESVRPFLEELQNVWPWLLLAGLCGGIVAVSIAAAVLISKRRYVSKWKNLFALPERQPLIWSSDTEETKHSDYQTTI, from the exons ATGTGGCCACTTGTAGTAATTAgtttcatgttgtgtttggtACCCTCCTATCAACAATTCCCCCGGTTCTGTGCTACCCGGGAAGCCTTGCTCTCAAAGGAGTGCTGCCCGGTCTGGGAAGGGGACGGTTCGCCCTGCGGAGCCAGCTTGGGTCGGGGCTCCTGCCAGGATGTGAAGGTGCCGGACCATCCTGACGGGCCGCAATACCCCTTCTCCGGATTAGACGACAGGGAGAAGTGGCCTTTAGTTTTCTACAACCGGACTTGCCAGTGCGCAGGTAACTTCATGGGTTTCAGCTGCGCAGACTGTAAGTTTGGCTACTTTGGTGTGAACTgcaatgagaggagagagtctGTCAGGAGGAACATATTGCACCTGTCCCGGGCCGAGAAGATCAGACTCGTATCTTACCTGAACTTGGCCAAGCAGACGATCAGCAGGGACTATGTTGTGGCCACCGGGACCTACCAGGAGATGGAAAACGGCTCCAACCCGATGTTCGCTGATGTGTCTTCgtatgatgtgtttgtgtggatgcatTACTATGTGTCCCGGAACGCACTATTAGGCGGGCCGGGTAATGTGTGGACCAATGTGGACTTTGCCCACTGGGCGCCTGCTTTTCTCCCGTGGCACCGCGTGTACCTGTTGCACTGGGAGCAAGAGATCAGGAAGCTGACCGGAGACATGAGCTTCACCATCCCGTACTGGGACTGGAGGGATGCCAAGGGATGTGACGTGTGCACAGACGATCTGATGGGGGACCGAAGCCCCCAGGATCCCAGTCTACTCAGCCCAGGCTCGATCTTTTCTTCTTGGAGG GTGCTGTGCTCCCGAGCAGAGGACTACAGTAACAGGGGTGTGTTGTGTGATGCCGGGGAGGAAGGCCCATTGCGGCGTAACCCTGGAAACCATAATCGTAACTTGGTTGAACGATTACCAACTTCAGCAGAGGTGGCGTTCACTCTCAGTCTGACCAACTATGACACCGGAGCCATGGACCGCGGAGCCAACATGAGCTTCAGGAACACTCTGGAAG GATTCGGGGATCCTCAGACTGGGTTAGGGAACAGTTCTCATAGGGGAATGCATGCTGCTCTCCACGTGTTCATGAACGGATCCATGTCCTCAGTGCAGGGCTCAGCAAATGACCCCATATTTATCCTCCACCACGCTTTTGTCGACAG CATTTATGAGCAGTGGCTCAGGAGGCATACACCATCTCCGTCAGAGTATCCAGACTCTGATGCTCCTATAGGGCACAACGGCGACTACCACATGGTGCCCTTCCTGCCCCTCCACAGAAACCGAGAATTCTTCATCTCCAGCAAGGACCTGGGATATGAATATTCGCACCTCCTAGATGCTA GTCAGAGGCTAGCAGAATCTGTGCGTCCTTTCCTGGAGGAATTGCAGAATGTGTGGCCCTGGCTGCTGCTTGCAGGGCTCTGTGGAGGGATTGTAGCAGTGAGCATAGCTGCTGCCGTCCTAATTTCAAAACGGCGATACGTGAGCAAGTGGAAAAACCTATTTGCTCTACCGGAAAGACAGCCACTTATCTGGAGCAGTGACACTGAGGAAACCAAACACTCTGACTACCAAACAACTATCTGA